GCTGGTGCTGGGCAAGCGGATGGAGGACCATCTGCGCTTTGCCGCCGCCTACTGGCACAGCCTCGCCTATGAGGGGCTCGACCCGTTCGGCGGCCGCACCTTCGAGCGGCCCTGGTATGGCGACGGGATGGAGCGGGCCTTCCTCAAGGCCGATGTCGCCTTCGAGCTGTTTTCCAAGCTCGGCGTTCCCTATTTCTGCTTTCACGACGCCGATGTGCGCCCCGAAGGGAAGACGCTGGTCGACACGGTCACCAACCTGAACCGCGTCGCCGAGGTCTTTGCCCACAAGATGGAAGCGACCGGCATCCGCCTGCTCTGGGGCACGGCGAACCTGTTTTCCCACCGCCGCTACATGGCGGGCGCGGCCACCAACCCGGACCCCGAGGTCTTTGCCTATGCCGCCGCCTCGATCAAGGCGATGATGGACGTGACCCACCGGCTGGGCGGCGAGAATTACGTGCTCTGGGGCGGTCGCGAGGGCTACGAGACGCTGCTGAACACCGATATCGGCCAGGAGATGGACCAGATGGGCCGGATGCTGTCGATGGTGGTCGAGTACAAGCACAAGATCGGCTTCAAGGGCACGATCCTGGTCGAGCCGAAGCCGCAGGAGCCGACCAAGCATCAATATGATTACGACGTCGCCACCTGCTATGGGTTCCTCAGGCGCTACGGGCTGGAAGACGAGGTCAAGCTGAACATCGAGGTCGGCCATGCCTTCCTCGCGGGCCACAGCTTCGAGCATGAGCTGGCATTGGCCTCGGCGCTGGGGGTGCTGGGCTCGATCGACATGAACCGGAACGATCCGCAATGCGGCTGGGATACCGACCATTTCCCGAACGACCCGCAATCGGTGGCGCTGGCCTATCGCGAGATCCTGAAGGCGGGCGGCTTCACCACCGGCGGCACCAATTTCGACGCCAGGCTCCGGCGCCAGTCGATCGACCCGGCCGATCTTTTCCATGGCCATATCCTCGGCATGGATACCTGCGCCCGCGGCCTGAAGGCCGCTGCCGCGATGATCGAGGAGGGCAGCCTCGATGCCGCGCTGGCCGAACGCTACGAAGGCTGGCAGGCGCCCGAGGCGCAGGCGATGCTGAAAGGCGAGCGCAGCCTCGATCAGATCGCAGAACGGGTCCTCGCCGGAGAACGCGAGCCCGAACCGCGCTCGGGGCGGCAGGAATATCTCGAGGGCCTCGTGAACCGCTTCGTCTGAAAGGCCTGACGCGCCAGCCTACCCGCGCCGGGCTGGCGGCGCCGCTTGGCGATGCCGATCACGCCACCGCCCCCGAGGCCGGGCCAGGGCTAAGGCTGGGGCAACATCTTCCGTGCCAGCTGTCACCATCGGCGCATCGCGACCGCCGACGGGCCGGGGCCAGGACCTCAGCGCCACGTCGATCCGA
The genomic region above belongs to Rhodovulum sulfidophilum DSM 1374 and contains:
- the xylA gene encoding xylose isomerase, with translation MTDFFHGIDKIAYEGPDSTNPLAFRHYDPDALVLGKRMEDHLRFAAAYWHSLAYEGLDPFGGRTFERPWYGDGMERAFLKADVAFELFSKLGVPYFCFHDADVRPEGKTLVDTVTNLNRVAEVFAHKMEATGIRLLWGTANLFSHRRYMAGAATNPDPEVFAYAAASIKAMMDVTHRLGGENYVLWGGREGYETLLNTDIGQEMDQMGRMLSMVVEYKHKIGFKGTILVEPKPQEPTKHQYDYDVATCYGFLRRYGLEDEVKLNIEVGHAFLAGHSFEHELALASALGVLGSIDMNRNDPQCGWDTDHFPNDPQSVALAYREILKAGGFTTGGTNFDARLRRQSIDPADLFHGHILGMDTCARGLKAAAAMIEEGSLDAALAERYEGWQAPEAQAMLKGERSLDQIAERVLAGEREPEPRSGRQEYLEGLVNRFV